One Ornithinicoccus hortensis genomic window, GCCAGCTCGCGCAGCCGCGGCGTGTAGAGATCGGTGAGGTCGACGAAGGTGGCCCCCTCGATCGGGGAGGCACCGGTCAGGTTGAGGTGGTCGCGGATGAGAACCGGGGTGCCGGGCGCCCAGTCCGGGTTCAGCCCCCCGCAGCCGTTGGTGAGCACGATGGTGCGGCACCCGGCGGCGGCTGCGGTGCGCACCCCGTGCACGACGGCCCGCAGGCCGCGCCCCTCGTAGAAGTGGGTCCGGGTGCCGAAGACCAGGGCGTGCCGGTCCGTGTCACCGATCCGGACCGACCGCATCGCGCCGGAGTGTCCCGCGACGGCGGCGGCGGAGAAGCCCGGGACGTCGGTGTTCTCGATCGTGGCCACGGTCTCGCCGATCAGGTCCCCGGTCGCTCCCCAGCCGGAGCCGAGGACCAGGGCGACGTGGTGGTCGGGCACGCCGCTGCGCTCGGCGATGACATCGGCCGCGGCCTGCGCCACGGCGAACGGATCCACCTGGGGATCGGACAGGTCGGGGAATCGGGAGTTCACCGGCTCAGCGTACCGATGGTTGGATGGTCCGGTGAGTACTCAGAAGTCAGTCGTGGTGATCGGTGGCGGACCCGGGGGGTACGAGGCGGCACTGGCAGCGGCGCAGCTCGGCGCCCAGGTGACGGTGGTCGAGCGGGAGTCCGTGGGAGGGGCGGCGGTGTTGACCGACTGCGTCCCCAGCAAGGCGCTGATCGCGACCGCCGACTTCATGGACCGGTTCTCGGCGGCGAAGCGGATCGGGGTCGGCTTCGACGGGGCGCCGGGGGACCAGGGGGTCACCGCGCACCTGGGTGAGATCAATGCTCGGATCATGACGTTGGCCACCGCCCAGAGCACCGACATCGCCGAACGGCTGGAGTCCAACGGCATCGACATCGTCCGGGGCGCCGGGCGGCTGCTCGAGCCGGGCCTGGTGGAGGTGGCGACCGAGGTCGACGCGGTCGAGTCGGGGGAGCAACCGGCGCCCTCCGAGGGCGAGGTCCGTGCGGGACGGACCGTGCAGCTGCCCGCCGACGTCACCCTGATCGCGACGGGTGCCCGGCCCCGGGTGATGGACACGGCCGTGCCCGACGGGGAGCGGATCCTCACCTGGCAGCAGATCTACGAGCTCCAGGAGCTGCCGACCCGGCTGATCGTCATCGGGTCAGGTGTCACCGGTGCCGAGCTGGCCCACGCCTACCTCGGGTTGGGCTGCGAGGTCGTGCTCGTGTCCTCCCGGGACCGGGTGCTGCCCGGCGAGGACGCCGACGCGGCGAACGTGCTGGAGGACGTCTTCCGGCGCCGGGGGATGGAGGTGCTGAACCGCTCGCGGGCCGCCGGGGTCCAGCGCGCGGGGGACGGGGTGGTCGTCGAGCTCGAGGACGGGCGCACCGTCGAGGGCAGCCATGCCCTCCTCGCCGTCGGGTCCCTGCCGAACTCCACCGACATGGGCCTGGAGGAGGCCGGGGTCGTGCTGGGCCGGGCCGGCCACATCGAGGTCGACCGGGTGTCCCGGACCAACGTCAACGGGATCTATGCGGCCGGTGACGTCACGGGCGTGCTGCCGCTGGCCTCCGTCGCGGCCATGCAGGGCAGGATCGCGATAGCGCACGCCCTGGGCGACGCGGTGGCCCCGCTGTCGCTGGGCCGGGTGTCCTCCAACATCTTCACCGACCCCGAGATCGCGACCGTCGGCATCTCCCAGGCCGACATCGACGAGGGCCGGGTCGAGGCCCGCGGCGTGATGCTGCCGCTGACCAAGAACCCGCGGGCGAAGATGCAGAACGTGCGCGACGGCTTCGTGAAGATCTTCGCCCGCAAGGGCAGCGACACCATCCTGGGCGGCGTGGTCGTGGCGCCACGCGCCAGCGAGCTGATCTTCCCGATCGCGCTCGCCGTCGCCAACCGGCTCAACGTCGACCAGTTCGCCTCCACCTTCACGGTCTACCCCTCGATGTCCGGCTCCGTCGCCGAGGCCGCCCGGCAGCTGCACTCGATGGCCGACTGAATGCCCGACTGATTGGCCCGCTGACCGTCCCCGGTCGGGCGCGTCGGGCAGACTGGGGGGATGGCTGACGGACCCCGGCCGTGGGTGCTGCACGTCGACCTCGACGAGTTCATCGCCGCGGTGGAGGTGCTGCGGCACCCCGAGCTCGCGGGCCGACAGGTGATCGTCGGCGGGCGCGGCGACCCGACCGAGCGGGCGGTCGTCGCCACCGCCTCCTACGCCGCCCGGGAGCTCGGCATCCGGTCCGGTATGCCGTTGCGCGTCGCGGTGCGCAAGGCGCCCCGGGCGGTGCTCCTGCCTGTGGACCACCCCGCCTACGAGGAGGCGTCGGAGCAGGTCATGGCCACCCTGCGCGAACTCGCAGTGGTGGAGGTGCTCGGCTGGGACGAGGCCTTCCTCGGGGTGAGCACCGACGATCCGGAGTCGTTCGCCCTGCGGGTGCGCGAGACGGTGCTGGCCGCCACCCGGCTGCACTGCTCGGTCGGGATCGGTGACACCAAGGTGCGGGCCAAGATCGCCACCGGCTTCGGCAAACCGCGCGGGATGTTCCGACTGACCGCGGAGAACTGGTTCCCGGTGATGGGGGAGCGCCCGGTGATCGACCTGTGGGGCGTCGGCCCCAAGGTGTCCCGCAGGCTGGAGGGTCACGGCATCCGGACCGTCGCGGAGCTCGCCGCGGCTCCGCGGGAGGAGCTGGTCGCCGAGTTCGGACCCAGGATGGGTGCCTGGTACGCCGACCTCGGCCACGGGCTCGGGCCGACCGTGGTCGACGACAGCCCGTGGATCGCCCGCGGGCGCAGCCGGGAGACCACCTTCCAACAGAACCTCACCACCCCGGACCAGGTGCGGGAGGCTGTCCGGGAACTGGCCGAACGCGTCGTCGAGGACACGGCGGCGGAGGGGCGGCCGGTGTT contains:
- a CDS encoding DNA polymerase IV, encoding MADGPRPWVLHVDLDEFIAAVEVLRHPELAGRQVIVGGRGDPTERAVVATASYAARELGIRSGMPLRVAVRKAPRAVLLPVDHPAYEEASEQVMATLRELAVVEVLGWDEAFLGVSTDDPESFALRVRETVLAATRLHCSVGIGDTKVRAKIATGFGKPRGMFRLTAENWFPVMGERPVIDLWGVGPKVSRRLEGHGIRTVAELAAAPREELVAEFGPRMGAWYADLGHGLGPTVVDDSPWIARGRSRETTFQQNLTTPDQVREAVRELAERVVEDTAAEGRPVFRVGLKVRYAPFQTFLRSHKLPAPTRRPEDVVQAALDLVDRLDPEREVRLLGVRAELVMPEEGDPAERTPVRGRL
- a CDS encoding purine-nucleoside phosphorylase; this translates as MNSRFPDLSDPQVDPFAVAQAAADVIAERSGVPDHHVALVLGSGWGATGDLIGETVATIENTDVPGFSAAAVAGHSGAMRSVRIGDTDRHALVFGTRTHFYEGRGLRAVVHGVRTAAAAGCRTIVLTNGCGGLNPDWAPGTPVLIRDHLNLTGASPIEGATFVDLTDLYTPRLRELALEVDPDLDSGVYAQFRGPHYETPAEVQMAKILGADLVGMSTTLEAIAARQAGLEVLGISLVTNPAAGISPEPLSHEEVLEAGQAAAQRCGRLLADIVGRI
- a CDS encoding NAD(P)H-quinone dehydrogenase codes for the protein MSTQKSVVVIGGGPGGYEAALAAAQLGAQVTVVERESVGGAAVLTDCVPSKALIATADFMDRFSAAKRIGVGFDGAPGDQGVTAHLGEINARIMTLATAQSTDIAERLESNGIDIVRGAGRLLEPGLVEVATEVDAVESGEQPAPSEGEVRAGRTVQLPADVTLIATGARPRVMDTAVPDGERILTWQQIYELQELPTRLIVIGSGVTGAELAHAYLGLGCEVVLVSSRDRVLPGEDADAANVLEDVFRRRGMEVLNRSRAAGVQRAGDGVVVELEDGRTVEGSHALLAVGSLPNSTDMGLEEAGVVLGRAGHIEVDRVSRTNVNGIYAAGDVTGVLPLASVAAMQGRIAIAHALGDAVAPLSLGRVSSNIFTDPEIATVGISQADIDEGRVEARGVMLPLTKNPRAKMQNVRDGFVKIFARKGSDTILGGVVVAPRASELIFPIALAVANRLNVDQFASTFTVYPSMSGSVAEAARQLHSMAD